From Rana temporaria chromosome 5, aRanTem1.1, whole genome shotgun sequence:
gagggagggaggggaagcacACTATGCCGTACCAGGCCTTGACTGAAAAACCCTTCAGAGCGGTGGGCTTATATAGCCCCCCGCACGTGTACAAAGCCCGGGAAACATGTGATTTCAAACACATGTAGaaagcccgggaaacacgtgAGTTTGAAACACCTGCTaaagcccgggaaacacgtgACTCAGAAGCCTAATTTGCCCAGCAACATGACTCATCCTTTgaaagtcacgtttttcccgcCCAAGCTGCCAGCTACAGTACCttcagttgccatttttttttttttttttttttaaaacatgttgtTCTGCcggccacaatcccatgatgtggGCACTAAATAATGCCCCCTTTCCATGGGAGTGTAGGCCGTACAAGACAACTTAACTTCTAATGATTTGAATAAAAAACATAgaccaaaataatttaaataactttattgaataaataaataaataaatcctttcatttttttttttattttggtagtagaaatggccgcggcaccgttattggtataaataaatctatataatcataaatattcCATTTAATATTACTAAAATTCTAATAGTAACATTTtcaatattatttaaattcttaaTATAACATTTTCCAAACTTTAATCATCTCTTAAGATCTCGCTCAGTCATAGAACTCGAGCGAATACCATAACtaataaatacaaagtccccACCAGCCGGTTTTTGTCGGCTGACAAAAAACGGCCTACCCCAGCACCGTGGCCATTTCTACCATATTCTGGAGATCCGAATTGAAGATATCCAAACCTATGTCAGATAGGTGGATACCATCAGACCTATAGAGACCAGAAAAACCTCCTTCCAACTCAGTGTGCCTATAAGAAAAACTGTTCAATATAGGCATAAATTTCTCAATTGAATGATTAACACGCCTCCGAATCTTCTCCAGAGACCTATTCTCCGGGAAAGATAGCCAGAGAAAACGCGGAATCATTTCAGAAAAGATTATTCTAGTACTAGGAAAGGACAAATGAATATGCTGCAAATCGCGCTTAATTTTAAAGATCAAATCTAAAGTTGAATACTTTCCTATGTCATTACCCCCAAGGTGGATTATCAAAATATCAGGATAAGGTAAACTGTGAGATAAAATAGAAATGTGGTGACAAAGATTGTCCCAACGCAAACCACGAATACCTttccaaaaaatcttaaaagagtCAGGAGGCAAAGACAGGTTAGAAGAGTAACATCGTTGACACGCCCGGATGTGAGCCCAATGAACAAATGAATGTCCAATGATCCAGATGGAGGATAATGAACCTAGAATCAGAGAGAAAGATTAGGACGGATATATAAACCAAACCTCTTTGACTCCCATCTACCCAAACTCATAATTACAGACTCATTTAGGCCCAACCTAGCAGCTTCCGTAGCAGCTCCGATGCGAAATGAATGGGATGAAAATTTTAAGTGACCAAGGTCTAAAGAAATCAGGCATCGCCTGAAAATGGCAGAAAATTGAAACCTTGTTACTGGGGATGAATCTAAATGAACCAGAAAATTACCTATACAAGAAGGTCTTACGGAAATGTATCTAGAAATGActaagtaagggcaaatgatatGATCCCCACATGCATGCAACGTGAGCCAATGCCCTTTACCTAACACATCCGTTTTGGATTTACTAATAAAAACCAGAACTTTTCCTTGAGAAACGCGTACTTCACTAAATTTTAAACCTgaactactttttttattattaggaaCTAGCTCCGAAATTCGAAGAGCAGCAAAGAAAATTAGCACAAATGCTGTATGAAATAATAATGCTTCGAATTCCGAAATACACACCTTAGGTGTATTTAAACAAATTTTTCTTAAAAGTTCTAATGAAATGGGCCTACGTGTGTCAGGCGTAAAAGTCTGTCTTCTGTATCCCTTTAAAGCCTGACGAACCGAAAAGAAACTGTTACACGCTGGGAGATTGTGTAATTTTAGAAAAAAGGAAATTCCTGCCAGGCTCTTGTTAATATAATTAAAAGATAACTTCTGTTGCATAAGTGAACAAATAAAAGCAAGGACCGTTTGTTCGGTACATGAGAAACCAGCTAAACCCAATTCCTCGGCGAACAAGAGCCACTTTCTCCATGCAACCGAGTACTCGATCCATGTTTTGGAAGCAATCGAGCCCCTGATAGCCGAAACAATAGGGGCTAAATCAGATCCCAAAGCTGACTCGGGCAGGTGCATCCAACCTGATCCGCTTCTGGAAAAAGCTGTCTGAAACGAGCCATCTGAAAACGAGACAGGCTATCAGCTATCAGATTACTTTTTCCAGGAACATGTTTTGCTTTCACCCAAATGTTAAACCTTAAACATAGTAAAACCAGATATCTTAATAATTTTATAACGAATATGGATTTAGAAGAGAGACAGTTTAAAGCGAAGATAACACCCTTATTATCTGAATGTACTAAAATTCGTTTGTTACTGAAAAATTTTCCCCATAATTCAAAAGCAACTACTATGGGGAATAACTCGAGGAGCACTATATTCTTGGTTGCCTTATTGGCAACCCAGAATGGGGGCCACGAACCGCAGCACCAATGGGTGCCCCAGATTGCTGCGAAACCTAGCGAGCCTGCTGCATCCGTGTAAAGATCAAGAtcggctgaaaaaataaaatcttcttgGAAAAAAGTACGACCATTATAATCAGATAAAAACTGCGACCAGACCAAAAGGTCATCTTTCAGATCCGAAGTAAGACGGATATGGGAAAACGGAGATTTAAGGCCAGACATGGCCATAGACAATCGCCTGGAAAAAATTCTGCCAACTGGCATTACCCTAGTGGCGAAAGCCAGAAGACCTAGAAAAGACTGTAACTCTTTTAACAATACTTTCCTCCGACGCAAAAAAAGATAAATCGTATTCTGAATCCTAGTTATTTTAACCAAAGGGAGCTGATATTGACACAACCTAGTATCAATACTGATCCCAAGGAATTCTATAACCGTGACCGGAAAAACAGTTTTTTCAGTGGCTATTGGCACACCAAAAAACTTAGAAATGTTCAAAAATAATTCTAGCATTAAAAGACAAATAGGAGAATCAGGGGGTCCTACGATCAGAAAGTCATCCAAATAGTGGATAATCCCGTTGTAGCCAGCCTCGTATGAGACGACCCATTGCAAAAAAGTAGCAAAAGTCTCAAAATATCTACACGATAAGGAACACCCCATAGGGAGACACATATCGTAAAAATATTTTCCTTCAAAACAGAAACCTAGAGAATTAAAACATTCAGGGGCAATGGGGAGCAGTCTGAATGCAGATTCAATATCAGTCTTTGCTAACAATGCCCCGTTaccaaatttttttattaacctaATTGCGTCGTCGAAACTTGCGTAAGATACAGAAGCCAACGAATCATCAATCTCGTCGTTCAATGAATCACCCTTTGGGTATGAAAGGTGATGAATTAAACGATAAGAATTGGGCTCCTTTTTGGGTACAATGCCCAAaggggaaatacgaaaattcttaaATGGAGGAAAAACAAAAGGGCCCGCGACCCTTCCTGCTGTAATTTCtttcattaatttttttctcaCCACCTCACTATGTGTCAAAACCGATTTCAAATTACTTACTAAGCTGCAGCCGACCCCTGAAAAAATTGGAAGGGTGAAACCTGAGGAAAATCCATTAATTAAAACCTCAGCTTTCTCCCTGTCTGGGTACCGCATTAGCCACGGGTACATGTTTTGCAGATTCACCGGAGTGCAAGCCTTTAGAGTTTTCTCTACCTTGTGCAGGAAAATTTCTTTTGAAACATTTTGAGACAGGATGAGTCCCGAAACAAAAGGAACACTCGTGCTTGTATCTGCACGACGTTGACCATTTGCACTGAGACTCATTAAATGCAAAACAAATACCTTTCTTATAAGTGGGCGGTACATTCTGCGCTGGTAACTGTCTTGAAAAAACTGGTTTCTGCGGAAGGATCAGGTTCAACCATAAACCTACATCCTTCATACCCCATCTTAAATTAGGATACACTGACATCTTCTGTCGAAATGATTCATCGTAATTATACCACCCGAAACCCCCGAAATTCCTATACGCTTCAAGTATATTCTCCAAATGTTGGAATAGACCACTACACTTATCCGGGAATTTTTCACCTAAAATGGAAGAATAAATACAAAAGGCTTGTAACCAATTGTAAAAAGATTTTGGAGCAGTACGACGTCTATCTTCTGATAACTCGTCCATTTTTTTGTCGCTTTTTCCCGAAAATTCCTTACCAGGGAGTAAAGCTAATAATTCAATAAAGTCgcctttccaaattttttcttttatatttgtggACAAGTGAAAACCCAAAGGAGAGATTTCACATGGGAGAGGCTCTTTAAAGGAAATTTCAGGGATCTGAGAGGAAGTAGGATTATTAAGAAAAGAATCAAAACTGCTATCATTAACAGCAATAGCAGACTGAGAAATTGTAGGTAAAGCCTGTGCTGACCAAACATTAGCAGGGGATAATTGTGACTGACTagcaataacattttttaaattattaacaGATTCCAATAATTGCTTTAAAATCAACTGGTTTCCTAACTCACCACTAGATGTCGCTGCTCCAGCTTGGGACGCTGAGCTGTCATCTCTCTGTGAGCTGCTAGCCGGCCTAGAAAGGAATTCTAGCCGCTGAGGAGCCGTCACATTGTCCAGCTGAGTCTGCCTGGCCACTGGTGACGCTGTCTGCTCCTCCATAGGAACCTGCAAAGAAAAAAGATCCCTCCTTCCCTTCACTGGTGATTGACGGCCTCTACCCCTCCCCATCGTGACGCGCACCGGAGATGGAGAGGCCGTCCTCCTCTTCTTCTGTATTCGCAGGCTGCTGCGTTGAGGGGTGGTGTCGGAAGTTCCGCCCAGGCTGGAAACCTCATCCTCACGGGCCGCAGAGACAGCAAGGGAGCGCTCgggtggctgggtcctggaacacCTGTAAGGGAGAGATGGTGTCTGAGGTAGAAGCGGTTGCTGAAAAGCATCCGACGGACCCGCAACTTCTCCATCTTCCTCCGCGACAAGGGCAGGTTCAGCCTCCATCTCCGCCAGGCACTTCTTCAGCCATTCTTCCCCGCCGTCCTCCGCTGCTCGCTCCAGGAGTCGCCTGATGAGATCCTTCATGACCTGAGGTAAGAgagataaaaaggggggggggaagcacacTATGCCGTACCAGGCCTTGACTGAAAAACCCTTCAGAGCGGTGGGCTTATATAGCCCCCCGCACGTGTACAAAGCCCGGGAAACATGTGATTTCAAACACATGTAGaaagcccgggaaacacgtgAGTTTGAAACACCTGCTaaagcccgggaaacacgtgACTCAGAAGCCTAATTTGCCCAGCAACATGACTCATCCTTTgaaagtcacgtttttcccgcCCAAGCTGCCAGCTACAGTACCttcagttgccatttttttttttttttttttttttaaaacatgttgtTCTGCcggccacaatcccatgatgtggGCACTAAATAATGCCCCCTTTCCATTCTGATGGTTTCCCTTAACACCAAACAggattggtttaaccacttcagccctggaagatttggctgcccaatgaccggggcatttttttcaatatgGTCATGCGttgctgcacccaaacaaaatttacgtcctttttttcccacagatagagctttcttttggtggtatttgatcacttctgcgccttttatttttttttgctataaacaaaagagcgacaattttgaaaaaaaacacaatcttttactttttgctataataaatatccaatttctcttatcgtccatggacggacacagctccttaaatcttgacaagtgggttatgttccctgtttacaggagaggactaggcagaaacatgttaaatagttaaatacatgttacattaacagagttgaacagccccgcccagggggcggtccctccagacataaccctcctcactgcagcttgcagcctcagtttcgttctgcctagcaaaggagaaggacgtatggctccctttgggcccagcgccctgaggagaaattttattttattttactttactttttcttgaagaatcttctttcaactgttggctgagagacaggctggatattatagatccttgtagtctactcagtccgaccagcaagcgtgggcacacctttgcaaagaggcttggtctgccacgccatacctcatgactcctgaggtggccggtgagctttgctccgaggtccacatatgactgagctgtggtgttgcctcaatcacagtggaccgggccgacagctacctccattgcggttgtaggtctgtcaggaatgcgtcagcgagtcctcgctcggacgggtaagtacagtccctcctgcttcggtgggttggtacagctgggcattcctggggttcgggggtcccttccccttacttccctgctcctttgccttgctgcattgctaacattgccgctgtcaggggggagggggccttcctgaggggactgtgttatctggcctgtgttttttcttttttgtattgggctttcctgtgaggtaaaaagccctatgatgagcacagatgtttatgattatacttcagcagacgctgactgattggtgacacctgtaatggttttgctttttatgctgtatctgtgtcttatccttaaataaaacagccctatgaggcttttcctgtttaaacacaagtccctgcaaaagttacctcacggttcttttcctcacaggcagcgctgtgcagtctcctcctgagggagtcccctggttacccctggtcagcgcagcaagtgggtgagaggccctgaatagggctctaggagcttttgtctatttgtatggacaggtgtgcatattataatacacactatatgtaaatattggagtcagtatctgggtccttccccacatgctggtggtggcagcaggtgttagcacctgtgattcccacagagtttttattgttagtcctggacacagtttgtgccagggtgggggtggactgcgggcgggcggtaaaagagtgcccccttcccccgttatcccctggggaatgctctgttatggagccatggactaggtacctagttaaaaaaaaaaaaaaggcagaataaggcatttatgggtgcgctttttactgctgcaagggactctcctaagctgcatagtgcagctgggtttccgctgagggctcggttttttttggatcacacaaatcagaccgctgtgtaggttttttccttctgtgcccttctttgataatttctgagatgcggaatgagaaaagccactgagggcttttgtagtccctcaccgccgggcgggaacccctacttatatggatctgactgatagaagatccgaagtactgacccgttccatgtttaccatgctggggtctggcttgcggcctattgtggccactacactggggtctcagtggtcgctggcgctattttttgggagatttttcaattacattgaaaactcccattggcgcccattttgtcgtagccacgctatggcgcagcttacattgtgctggcctttttcctgtggccgcgttctgaacgctcggcggccatcttggagtagtcctgacccctagtgctgtatacaactcacagagtgagcattttgcaccagacagtggaggagcaccgactctctcctgaggttattagcctagcggaccagctggtccagggcctcatataggtctgtgatgcttcattgaatgctgcgcccttgttatccagggcgtctgtttcagaatggttttatgcacacggtggtgtagtgcttaactccattacttggcagcaaaagagtcattggttcgaatctgcacactgacgccaatctgcacactgacgccaatctgcctggagcttgcattgtcgctccctgtgtctgtgtgggtttcctccgggtactccggtttcctccaaagacatgtgtgcatacacctacataatatacatacacactatgtgtgtgtattatttaggggcaaccctcccaggccgtcaaaggcccagctgggggactaatctgtccctgggtgcataagccgatcacgccggcacccaaatcctgccaatgtatataggcttccctccctgtctctaggtgggaggggcggcttgcaggttcacaattcagtgaaacctccctgctctccgactagtgggtctgcgaggtggtctcttcggagtactagatagggtttcctcctatccacagaacaaggttctgtccttgtgtcttcccctcccggcacgtcggtctgccttgggcagtgtgggatttgctaagctgcaaggtaattttacctttcctgcaggacgagagttttggggttttctatgggcctcaggccctaaatacctttgtgaacgtcgggtagttccgcatggaatccatttgttcggtgcagagattcccgactcttcggtccgggaagttgttccttccttccagtggtcggtgtttacgacgaatgccagctcacgggttgtgaacctggaggttcacaaaactggggggtccagtcggccctgagtcgctggacttgcgtggacctatgaccacacctccttgaatgtgtctggtctcggtagctacccagggtcgggcctggcta
This genomic window contains:
- the LOC120940527 gene encoding uncharacterized protein LOC120940527 is translated as MCLKSHVSRALYTCGGLYKPTALKGFSVKAWYGIVCFPPPFLSLLPQVMKDLIRRLLERAAEDGGEEWLKKCLAEMEAEPALVAEEDGEVAGPSDAFQQPLLPQTPSLPYRCSRTQPPERSLAVSAAREDEVSSLGGTSDTTPQRSSLRIQKKRRTASPSPVRVTMGRGRGRQSPVKGRRDLFSLQVPMEEQTASPVARQTQLDNVTAPQRLEFLSRPASSSQRDDSSASQAGAATSSGSLSSIWIIGHSFVHWAHIRACQRCYSSNLSLPPDSFKIFWKGIRGLRWDNLCHHISILSHSLPYPDILIIHLGGNDIGKYSTLDLIFKIKRDLQHIHLSFPSTRIIFSEMIPRFLWLSFPENRSLEKIRRRVNHSIEKFMPILNSFSYRHTELEGGFSGLYRSDGIHLSDIGLDIFNSDLQNMVEMATVLG